aTTCTGTAACAGGGAGAGGTGTGGAATTATGGGGATGAAAGTGCATTTGGAAACATCATCTTCCCGTTTTGTATTTTTTGATGTGGCATTCCTTATCACAAGGGAAAGAGGCATTTCTGCAGCTTCCTTACCCCTGAGCCTGCTACCAGCTCAGAGAGGCATCACAAAGCCACTCACGACTCAATCTCCCTTTTATTTCTTGTCGTTTATTAACACAACCATACTGTTTTGAGAACTCAGTCCATCCCTTAGTAAAAGCATTCAAAGTGGCTGGAAcaactggtaaaaaaaaattataaacattttcagctgaaattggTCAGATTATGGATGAGTTGTTGATAAACATTTCGTCTAGAACTGTCAAGAGGTGGAGCTAACATCACTGAAAGATGATAAATTCTGACACGGTGCTCTGGGATTTCACTGCCACCAAATGTAGGTTAATATGGGATTCAATAGGAAATCTGGCTTGTGTATTGTTGCATATTACAGGAAACGAAGGAACTTGTCATTTGTCTGCAGATTGCTAATTGCAGTTTATTGCACATGCAAAAGGTTAATTTGGGTATGTTATCACAGTAATCACATGCACTGCCTCAGAATAAACCATATCCCTGCACTTACTGATGAGCTGgcctgtgggatttgggacatAATTTTGTAATGTTATACGAAGTAAGAATTTTGAGTAAATGCTGTAACAGTGGACAGCAGTGTCCTTTGGTGTAAAAAGCCAGAATAGAGCAGTTACAAGTCTCTGGTATGAAATACCTTTCCTTAACCCTTAATTTAATTATTCCCTGAGATGCATGTAATTTATTCTTTGTGATAATCGAAAACAGAAGACTCatctattttaaatgaaaattatatcCTATTCTTATTATTGTTAATGCTTTGTATTTAGAGGAGTATTCAAAGGTCTGAGATGAATTCATAACCTCTTCATGCTAGGTGTTGTGTTTATACACAGAGTAAGCTCACTGCCCCAAAGACCTTACACTTTAATTAAATAAAGGTTGGAGGAAGGAAGTTTTATTACTTCTGTCACAAATGGGAAATGATAACAGAGAGAAACTAAAAGGACTGAGAATTACACTCCTCCTGCAATGAGTCCTCTATTTGCCTGTAATATAtcctcccttcctgcttttGTTAAGTTGAGTAAATTGCTAGGTAGATGGTTGGTCTCTCCCCCAGAGATGGAGTTTAATTCTGTGCATGTTTCAAGGTTTTATGGAACGAAAGGCATTCTGTAGATAGATAACACTTTAATTTAGACCTGATTAAGTTATTCTGAAGCAATACTTTTGTGGAGGGAGTAGATGTGTACAAATCTGGTGCATGTTGCTTGTTGCCATATAATCATACTACTGCTTagctgctgtgctcccaggggctgtgctggtggtgCATTTTAAGGGGGTTTTAAGGGACATCAGTATAACtttttaattgttattattCCCTGTAGTTCTCTCTTAAATGTCTTCTAGAGTAGTAAAAAAGTAATAGTGCTTGAGATGTTGGAGCATTCCGTAGGATTCATGGGGCTCTTGGAACACCAGTGCAGGCTGTGTCTCCCAGAAATGCACcttcttctccccctgctccctggaAGTATCATGCTcattctgaaatacattttaagcatttttcaTTAGAGCTTCTAgcttaacattaaaaataaatccagctctgcctggaatcttgctttgggaatttttttctataGAGGAACATAAACCTAAAGATAActtgtttcccttttcctccttgttCAGTATAGTACAGTGATCAGTTTAAGCAGATGGGgtaggaaggggaagggagaaaaaaatgggtaaGTCAggtgaagaaacaaaacaaagaacaggTAAAATCCAAACACAACCCAACCACTCTCCTCGTATCTTTACATTTCAATATTTATGACTCACTGTTGGACTCCAACAACACTAATTCTCTACACTGGTGTCTCTTTccctcatctcatctcatctctgtcctgtcctgcccctgTCTGGTAAATAGGTACAGTGATGTTCTCTCTCACAGAGTTTAGACTCCTTGAATTCAAAAGATTGCAAAGAAGCAGacttataaaaaaattatttaatagcAAATAGTATTATTTTCTTGTCGTAAATCTTATGGATCTTTAAGCACTTACAAGTAACCTCTTGTTCGCCCTATGGaaaccagcactgctgcttaTGGAAGTAAATCTCTAGAATTAAGGAATAATTAatcttttaaatacaaaactTCGGTTTCCATAGTTGATGGGACAAGCTCAGCACTTAGGAAAGCACATCACCAGTGAGTACACTTGCTAAAAAACAATTCACTGGAGCTTTGTTATACAACATTCAAACATCCTGATGAAGTGACAGCAATTTGCAATAAACACTGCATGTAAACAATTACCTGTGACTTGTTACACTTGTTAGTACAGGCAGCTGGCTGAACAGATCTGGGTGCACTTGTAAACGTCTGTCCCTGTCGCACCTGATACTGGAAAACAATTGCTTATTCTATGATTACTCTGAAAAAGTCAGTGTTTTGTACCTGACAGCTGGCAAGGACTGAGTATGGATGCTTATAGACACACAGAAGAGAGCCAGAGAAATCAAATGTGATGGTGGTGTTTATATGACAACGGTGAGGGCACTTTCATGTCTCATCCTCCCACGGAGGTCTTTGTGATACAGTACTTGACTAATAAAACACTTTTGCTGGTTGAAGGGTCCTGTACTGGTAGAGGTGAAAGAAAGTAATTTGGTCACACGAGGTCCAAGGAAGAGGCAGAGGTGATTTATTTTCTAGTAGTTTGCAAGACGGGTGTAAGATGCTGGTGGCACTacactggagcagctgtgcgGGAGGCGCTCCCACCCTTCGGGCTCTTTATGAGCAGAAACGCGGGGAGCTGGGACCGTGCTCCAGCCCGGCAGGCGCTGCCGGGGGCCGCGGGCAGGCACCGGGTCACGGCGGCGCTCGGGTCACGGCGGCGCTCGGGTCACGGCCATCACCCCGCGCCCGGGGCGCGCCGGGCagggcggggccgcggctcccACCGGCTCCGACCCGCCGCAGCacggggccgcggagcgggcTCTAGAACGAGCGGAGGGCCGGGCGGAGCGGGCTCTAGAGCGGAGCGGGCTCTAGAGCGAGCGGAGGGCCGGGCGGAGCGGGCTCTAGAGCGGAGCGGGCTCTAGAGCGGAGCGGGCTCTAGAGCAAGCGAAGGACCGGCccaggccccgccccgccccggccgcggccccgcgcgGGCGCACTGCGCGCGCCGGGTGAGGGAGGGGCGCGCAGGCGCGGGGCGCgcgccgggcggggccgcgcgggAGCCGGCGGGGGTTCCGCgcgcccgcggccgccgcccgcGGGGCCGGTGAAGGGGCGGCGGCGCTGCCGGCGCGGGGTCGGGGTCGGTGCTCGGGGGGCTCTGCGGCGCTGCCGCTCCAGAGCCGGGCGGCGCACAAGGGGCGCCTCCCCCcgccccacccccccccccccccaaacccccactCCGCCGCAAAAACGCACCCCAAGCGCAGCCCCCTCCGCCGGCGCTCAGGTGGGGCTGGCGGCGGGCGCTcgggggcgcggggcggggtggttggggggggggtggaaatcAGCGGCCGGCGGGCCGGGCCCCGGCATTGTTCGGCAGCCGACAACAaagagcggggccgggccgggccgggccgggggggggcAGCGCCGGCCCCTCCGCGCCGCCCCGGCCAATCGCGgcgcgcggcggcggcgcgcggTGACAGCGAGCGGCGCTTACGCTGCGGCGCCCGGCGCGGcccccgctccccgccccgcgcccgcccgccTCTCCAGAGCCgtctggctgcagcagagcctcagacagaggaggggagaggaggaaaaaaaaaaacgctGAGTGAGTGGAGTGGAGCCTGGGAGGGGCTCCTTAAAGAAACGCTGCCGCCGCTTGGCATTGTGGCCGGCGAGGAACTCGAGGGGGGGAAGCCATCGGAGCTCCTCTCGCTTATCctcttcccacccccccccccaccccacccccagccgacaaaaaaaaaaaaaaaaaaaggaaaaaaacaaagccaaccGAAAAAAAAACCTCGGGGGGGGAGTCGTGGGGGGGGTCCTGAGAACATCTTATAAACCGGATTGCactgagaggaggaaaaaaaaaagcaaaaaagatacaaaatatACAAGCAAAAGGCAACAATTCCCCGGTCTCCAGCAGTCGCCCAccctccctttccttctctcctgctgGCCATCTGCCTTGGGTTCTCCTTTGTGTCTGATCTCTTACTACTGAGCCGAGCGCAGGCGGAGGGTGCACCACACGCAGGGACTATGCCCAGCTCGCTTTTTGCAGACATGGAGAGGAacgggagcggcggcggcggcggtggtggtggtggtggcggGGGAGAGACCCTGGATGACCAAAGAGCCCTTCAGATCGCCCTGGAtcagctctccctgctggggctggacaACGACGAGACGGGCTCCATTTACGACAACGAGCCTCGGAAAAAGAGCGTGAACATGACTGAATGCGTCCCGGTGCCCAGCTCGGAACATGTCGCTGAGATAGTGGGGAGACAAGGTGGGTGCCTGCATGCGAGGGGGTGTGGGGGCGCGGGTCTCCCCTCCGCGCTGCCGGGCGGGTGGCTCAGATGCGACATTGGCCATTCCCAGGAACGCTGCAGCCGTGCGGTTGTGGCGGCCAGTGCCGGCTTCCCCCAGACAAAGAAAGTGCAGCAGCAGACGTGATGTTTCCGAGGAGTGTTATGCATCAGTTTTGAGATGCACCTTCAGCTGCCGggttggggaaaaaatagcgaaaataataaaaatctgtcttttcctCCGGCTGCAAAAGTTAAGATTTGCAAGAGGAAACGGGAGGAAAATGGGAGCCTCGGTGATTTCCCCACCGCCACCCCAAAGTTAGAAATCGtggattatttttaaggaagagAAATAGAGTGGAGAAGTGGAACAATGGGGTTGGAATAAAGCATCCGCAGTGGGGAATATGGCTCATTCGGTACAGCCTCTGCTCCTCACCTTAagaactgattttatttttccaaaaggaaaaaggaaagtgcTGAGCAGGAATGTGGACTGGCGGGTGTGTTGATTTGTGAGGGCtgcttgcattttattttttttttctggcgGTGCAGTTTTCTGCacgctattttttttttagctccatttttattttttttccccctgtgttgCCGACCCTGTGAACTGCAGGTTGGTAGTTTTGGGGCAGTTTGCATGGCAGATGTGTCGGTGGCCACTTGCGATGCCTTTGGGCGTGTGCCAGGGTTGTGGGCTGACATTACTTTACACCGTGACCGAGGCTCCCGGACGAGATGCCAGCGTTCACCTGGGGTTGGGGGCAATGTGTTTCGGGTgggtgtgttttttgttttttttttttttttttcccctcccgAACTGCACCCAAACAATGGGTTGTAACCGGTTCTCCCCCaccacctccccttcctcccctccccttcgCCCTCCATCTCCCGCATCTCGTTCCCAGGTTGTAAAATCAAAGCTCTGCGGGCAAAGACCAACACCTACATCAAGACCCCGGTTCGCGGGGAGGAGCCGCTCTTTGTTGTGACGGGCAGAAAGGAAGATGTGGCCATGGCCCGCAGGGAGATCATCTCTGCGGCCGAGCACTTCTCCATGATCCGAGCCTCGCGGAACAAGAACACAGCCCTGAACGGCACCGTTCCCGGCCCCCCGAACCTGCCCGGCCAAACCACCATCCAGGTGCGGGTGCCTTATCGCGTGGTGGGCTTGGTTGTGGGGCCCAAGGGGGCCACCATCAAGCGCATCCAGCAGCAGACGCACACGTACATCGTGACCCCGAGCCGGGACAAGGAGCCGGTCTTCGAGGTGACGGGCATGCCAGAGAACGTGGACCGGGCCCGGGAGGAGATCGAGGCACACATCGCCATGCGCACCGGTGGCATCATCGAGCTGACGGACGAGAACGACTTCCACGCCAACGGCACGGACGTGGGCTTCGAGCTGAACGGCACGGGCAGTCTCTGGAGCAAGCCCACGCCGCCCAGCATCACACCCACCCCGGGCCGCAAGCCCTTCTGCAACTACCGCAACGACAGCTCCAGCTCGCTGGGCAGCGCCTCCACCGACTCCTACTTCGGGGGCGGCACCGGGGGGGGCGGCAGCGCCCGCCTGGCCGACTACAGCCCCCCGAGCCCGGCGCTGAGCTTCTCGCACAAcggcaacaacaacaacaacagcgCCAACGGCTACGTGtacggcgggggcggcggcggcgacgTCCTCTCCTCCCCGGACTGCTGCTCCGAGCTGCCCTTCGACTCGCCGCCCGGCTTCGACCtggcgcccgccccgccgcccgggGCCGCCCTCCTCTGGCCGCAGTTCGagcgcggccccgccgcgccgccctcGCCCGCACCCTCGCCCGCCGCCGCCTTCCCGGGCGCCGCGCCCGCCAATGCCAACCTGGCGCTGCTGGTGAGCGGCCCCCGGCGCGGCGCCGCCCCGCCCCCGGCGCGGCTCTCCCCGCCCCTGCACGGCAGCGCGGCCGGTACCGAGCACCCGCTGGCGCGGCGGGTGCGCAGCGACCCCGGCGGGCGGCTGCTGGCCGCCTCCTACCCGCTGTACGCCAACGGGCTGGGCGCCCACCTGCCCGGGCTGCCCTCCGACtcctccgcctcctcctcctcctcctccagctcctcgtccagctcctcctgctcctcctctggcGTGCGGCGGAAGGGCAGCCGCGACTGCTCGGTGTGCTTCGAGAGCGAGGTGATCGCGGCGCTGGTGCCCTGCGGCCACAACCTCTTCTGCATGGAGTGCGCCAACCGCATCTGCGAGAAGACGGAGCCGCAGTGCCCCGTGTGCCACAGCGCCGTCACCCAGGCCATCCGCATCTTCTCCTGAGCGCCGCGGGCGGGGGGCACGAAGCGGGGggggccggcggggccggggctgccgcCCGCCGAGGGGTGCGGGCTGCGGCcgagggagggctggggggtgGTGTGACAGCGGGTGCATGCTATAAATAATAACGGGCGACTCCATTCTAGTGCTAGGCTAGTTTTTACACTGTACTTTAATACGAAGCTTCCAAAACTCCCCTTTttttataaacaaacaaacaggaaaaaaaaaaaaaacagaaaaaaaaattgaaagtagAAGATGCTTATGATGATGACAATGGTGTGTGGACTGTTAGTAAAACGTGCTGGTAGTTCTAGGATGCttattacaaaataattaaatctatGGGTGGATACTTTTCTGAATGTTCTTGAAAGGGCAAGAAGTTCCTGTGAAAAACCATGATACTGCAGCTTTATcagactttaaaaaagaaaaaaagaaaaaaaaaaacaacaaactgtAACATATCtcttatatatattaaaaacgTTTAAAGGTTTTAAAGATAAATTGCATTAATACAGATTGaagtattttattcttttttgacttgaaaaattatatttcatattGCAAAGATGTTtacaagtattttaatttaagttCAGTGAACTTTTTGTAGCTGGGttaaatcttttttattttagtatggCCTTATGGCAAAGAACactgtattattttaatatcaCACAATTGTGAACGGAATTACAAACCATAAAATGTGTAATGCTTTGAACAGTATTCTGTTGGGATGGAGATTTTATaggttcagaaaaaaatcttttaaatctgCTTCACCCAGCATATTTTCTATTCAGTGATATAAAGCATATTTTATTCTATATTATTACAAAAATGGAAATGTATAAACATATGTCAAAAGGAACTGTTGAAGCTTTCTAACATTTGTATAAATAGAATTCAGTGGAAATTACAAAAATTCTGTTGCACCACTATAGTTttagtatttctattttaatacaTTTGTTTACCACTTGTTTATGTATATGTAGGTGACGTTACTTGAGCTTAAATGTACTTTACTGAGcaaagtttaaaaacaaagtatattttattttatgataaAGGGCCTTTAACCTCATGGTCAAATACTAATATTATATTTGCTGAGACAAGATTTGAAATTGTATcaagagttttatttttctgacatttaAAGTTCTACATAATAAAAGTAAAACTTAAGTAATGGTGCTACTTCatgtttttttaagtatttctatataaataaaatattacagaaaaaaaaggtactCTGTGCGGTGATTTGATTTCATGTGCTGGGAgttttttttgtggaatttttgtttcctgcttgTATCAGTGA
This window of the Cinclus cinclus chromosome 13, bCinCin1.1, whole genome shotgun sequence genome carries:
- the MEX3B gene encoding RNA-binding protein MEX3B, with translation MPSSLFADMERNGSGGGGGGGGGGGGETLDDQRALQIALDQLSLLGLDNDETGSIYDNEPRKKSVNMTECVPVPSSEHVAEIVGRQGCKIKALRAKTNTYIKTPVRGEEPLFVVTGRKEDVAMARREIISAAEHFSMIRASRNKNTALNGTVPGPPNLPGQTTIQVRVPYRVVGLVVGPKGATIKRIQQQTHTYIVTPSRDKEPVFEVTGMPENVDRAREEIEAHIAMRTGGIIELTDENDFHANGTDVGFELNGTGSLWSKPTPPSITPTPGRKPFCNYRNDSSSSLGSASTDSYFGGGTGGGGSARLADYSPPSPALSFSHNGNNNNNSANGYVYGGGGGGDVLSSPDCCSELPFDSPPGFDLAPAPPPGAALLWPQFERGPAAPPSPAPSPAAAFPGAAPANANLALLVSGPRRGAAPPPARLSPPLHGSAAGTEHPLARRVRSDPGGRLLAASYPLYANGLGAHLPGLPSDSSASSSSSSSSSSSSSCSSSGVRRKGSRDCSVCFESEVIAALVPCGHNLFCMECANRICEKTEPQCPVCHSAVTQAIRIFS